The Metabacillus schmidteae genome includes a region encoding these proteins:
- a CDS encoding DUF4176 domain-containing protein — MRNEINSIVIDKGTDLLPIGTVVLVEGIVQAVMIYGRMQQKADQEEKVWEYVACPYPQGHISDETNVFFNHEQIKQVIFKGFESEGETIMKEKLLSLTQGINHEGDH; from the coding sequence ATGAGAAATGAAATTAATTCAATCGTCATTGACAAAGGAACAGACTTACTGCCGATTGGTACAGTTGTCTTGGTAGAGGGAATTGTACAAGCAGTTATGATATACGGAAGAATGCAGCAGAAGGCTGATCAAGAGGAAAAGGTGTGGGAATACGTAGCATGCCCTTACCCACAAGGTCATATTTCAGATGAAACAAATGTGTTTTTTAATCATGAGCAAATTAAACAAGTCATTTTCAAAGGGTTTGAATCTGAAGGTGAAACAATCATGAAGGAAAAACTACTTTCTTTAACACAAGGAATAAATCATGAAGGCGATCATTAA
- a CDS encoding YwqI/YxiC family protein, translating to MGEIKFQYHDIDRVLKEMTNASTTLAPSLPKDIVKNNQLDVTKKIEQINKSLEEIITSYQELLAQNESMVQSSVDAMKATDQSLKTSMLLQGVAEVKK from the coding sequence ATGGGAGAAATCAAATTTCAATATCATGATATAGACCGTGTACTTAAGGAGATGACAAATGCTTCAACTACGCTTGCGCCATCATTGCCAAAAGATATTGTGAAAAATAATCAACTGGATGTTACGAAAAAAATAGAACAGATTAATAAATCGCTGGAAGAGATCATAACCAGCTACCAAGAGTTGTTAGCGCAAAATGAATCAATGGTTCAATCTTCTGTGGATGCGATGAAAGCAACAGACCAATCGTTAAAAACATCCATGTTGCTACAAGGTGTTGCGGAGGTAAAGAAATGA
- a CDS encoding LysE family translocator, which produces MDFLSIISFLGAAIVLTLMPGPDNLFTLAQSIAKGKKAGIFTTLGLCTGLLVHIAAATIGISAVIYQSALAFTLVKYAGAAYLLFLAYKSFRDKSSGFTFTNENSLDYKSLYKKGVIMNLLNPKVSLFFLAFFPQFIQYENGNVSLQMLGFGILFLIQALVIFTLISMFAGKVGNFLRKDPSLSKKINMIQGSLFTLIGLKIAFSQK; this is translated from the coding sequence GTGGACTTTCTATCAATCATTTCATTTTTAGGTGCCGCAATCGTTCTGACTCTTATGCCAGGACCAGATAACTTGTTCACCTTGGCACAGAGTATAGCAAAAGGTAAGAAAGCTGGAATTTTCACTACACTTGGGCTATGTACAGGATTATTAGTTCATATTGCTGCTGCGACCATTGGGATTTCTGCCGTGATTTATCAATCAGCTTTAGCTTTTACACTAGTTAAATATGCAGGAGCAGCCTATTTGTTATTCCTGGCTTATAAATCCTTTAGAGACAAAAGTTCAGGCTTTACTTTTACAAATGAGAACTCTTTAGACTACAAATCTTTATATAAAAAGGGAGTCATAATGAATCTCTTAAATCCAAAAGTTTCATTATTTTTCCTGGCTTTCTTCCCGCAATTTATTCAGTATGAGAATGGGAATGTGTCCCTTCAAATGCTCGGTTTTGGAATTCTATTTCTCATCCAAGCCTTAGTGATTTTTACATTAATAAGTATGTTTGCTGGAAAAGTCGGCAATTTCCTACGTAAAGATCCATCATTATCGAAAAAGATTAACATGATCCAAGGTTCTCTGTTTACACTGATAGGACTAAAAATTGCCTTTAGCCAGAAATAA
- a CDS encoding LXG domain-containing protein → MKVLDVSDLHTSLDETIQAVNKKMEELEAIEKSIIELINLDGSFTGKGAAAIKSYYQSCHQPFLFKLKQMLTTYKTKLTSCKNQLDGFEHDHTGYINQEFLQGELTNKLTAVQNYTNDVTADANQYISNVTDIVSIDLLDDEEVNQQVEQAKKSINDTITNLEDFDGESTSSLEELNADLSILTAYLEDMNTTVAVNPRSLEYFHPLQALMNPTHALLMGSIRSTPMHLVTNGSPVANRSTQSIYAFQSYTTPYQWLGLNFSPTTSSTSEKEVEKTSPYLTGDSVQRGDFTFEAGAGKVENDWSGYGDGDGQLGGSSKLTGIHSGVKHDTGVMDSSFDLQIGAAEAQASVGGQSIFPLVKAGGTVYAAEVKTQLDDEIDYVGRTGIQAKGELLKANAYAGVDNASVGFAAKASLAEGEVSGILPIPFTDYNFKGTVGGSAGGIGGEASIGKETTLDLRFILGIKLGISFEKAE, encoded by the coding sequence ATGAAAGTATTAGATGTATCTGATTTACATACCTCTCTTGATGAAACAATTCAGGCAGTAAATAAAAAAATGGAAGAGCTGGAAGCCATTGAAAAATCAATTATTGAGTTGATTAATTTGGATGGTTCATTTACAGGGAAAGGGGCAGCAGCGATTAAAAGCTACTACCAATCCTGTCATCAGCCCTTTTTATTCAAGCTTAAACAAATGCTTACTACATACAAAACAAAGCTAACAAGTTGTAAAAACCAACTGGATGGTTTTGAACATGATCATACAGGATATATCAACCAGGAATTTTTACAAGGTGAATTAACGAATAAGCTTACAGCTGTTCAAAACTATACAAATGATGTAACAGCAGATGCGAATCAATACATTTCAAATGTAACAGATATTGTTTCGATCGATCTACTTGATGATGAAGAAGTCAATCAGCAGGTTGAACAAGCGAAGAAATCAATAAACGACACCATCACCAATTTAGAAGATTTTGATGGAGAAAGCACATCTTCATTAGAGGAATTAAATGCGGATTTAAGTATACTAACAGCGTATTTGGAAGACATGAATACAACTGTAGCAGTAAACCCTAGAAGTCTCGAATACTTTCACCCATTACAGGCACTTATGAATCCGACACACGCTCTATTAATGGGCAGCATTCGCTCAACACCTATGCATCTCGTAACAAACGGATCACCGGTAGCCAATCGTTCTACACAATCGATCTATGCATTCCAATCTTACACAACACCTTATCAATGGTTGGGTCTGAACTTCTCTCCGACAACAAGTAGCACCTCTGAGAAAGAAGTGGAGAAGACATCTCCTTATCTAACAGGAGATTCGGTTCAAAGAGGAGATTTTACTTTTGAAGCTGGTGCAGGAAAAGTAGAAAATGATTGGTCAGGATATGGTGATGGAGACGGACAACTCGGTGGAAGCAGTAAATTAACTGGTATTCACTCTGGTGTAAAGCACGATACAGGAGTAATGGATTCCAGCTTTGACCTGCAAATTGGAGCAGCAGAAGCGCAAGCAAGCGTAGGGGGACAAAGTATTTTTCCTTTAGTGAAAGCTGGAGGGACAGTCTATGCAGCAGAAGTCAAAACACAGCTTGATGATGAGATAGACTATGTTGGTCGTACAGGTATACAAGCTAAGGGTGAGCTCCTAAAGGCAAATGCCTACGCTGGAGTTGACAATGCATCAGTCGGATTTGCGGCCAAGGCGTCACTAGCGGAAGGAGAGGTCTCAGGAATCCTGCCTATTCCTTTTACTGATTACAACTTTAAAGGTACAGTTGGTGGTTCGGCAGGTGGTATTGGAGGAGAAGCCAGCATCGGAAAAGAAACAACGCTTGACCTTAGATTTATACTCGGAATTAAACTGGGAATTAGTTTTGAAAAAGCAGAATAA